The following proteins are encoded in a genomic region of Alnus glutinosa chromosome 8, dhAlnGlut1.1, whole genome shotgun sequence:
- the LOC133875989 gene encoding uncharacterized protein LOC133875989 isoform X1 translates to MSAFDTNATISKHYVSFAGKSIETIVADKGGDIDEWFHQILSLYAGKPTVVGLDTEWSPSKKAAILQLCIDEKCLIVQLIYMDKNIPQSLKSFLADSNFTFVGIEVAMDIAKLRDGYEIECTKSTDIGKVAKSRWPGRFRGPSLKELALEVVGLNMRKPKDICMSNWEIVETGWTKPKATTAKLTIVDTSAQLSNDKSPMHFVKHFHLRNSHEFHIVNLLVKHGKFWKQHMKARKLSNSPNFI, encoded by the exons ATGTCTGCATTTGACACAAATGCCACCATCTCAAAACACTACGTTAGCTTCGCCGGAAAATCCATAGAAACAATTGTCGCCGACAAAGGTGGCGACATAGATGAATGGTTTCACCAAATCCTTTCGTTATATGCTGGAAAACCCACTGTAGTAGGCTTAGACACTGAATGGAGTCCCAGTAAAAAAGCTGCAATCCTGCAGCTTTGCATAGATGAAAAGTGTCTAATCGTTCAACTCATTTACATGGATAAAAACATCCCCCAATCGCTCAAGAGCTTTTTAGCGGACTCCAACTTCACTTTCGTGGGGATTGAGGTTGCCATGGACATAGCCAAACTGAGGGATGGGTACGAGATAGAATGTACGAAAAGTACAGACATTGGCAAGGTGGCAAAGAGTCGGTGGCCAGGAAGGTTTCGTGGGCCCAGCTTGAAAGAACTTGCATTGGAAGTGGTGGGTCTGAATATGAGGAAGCCGAAAGATATTTGCATGAGTAATTGGGAG attgtagaaactggttggactaaaccaaaggCTACAACTGCCAAGCTAACTATTGTTGATACAAGCGCACAACTTTCTAATGACAAATCCCCCATGCactttgtcaagcactttcacctgCGAAATTCTCATGAATTTCACATTGTGAATTTGCTCGTGAAGCAtggaaaattttggaaacaacatatgaaggcacgaaaatTGTCAAATTCTCCAAACTTCATAtaa
- the LOC133875989 gene encoding 3'-5' exonuclease-like isoform X2: MSAFDTNATISKHYVSFAGKSIETIVADKGGDIDEWFHQILSLYAGKPTVVGLDTEWSPSKKAAILQLCIDEKCLIVQLIYMDKNIPQSLKSFLADSNFTFVGIEVAMDIAKLRDGYEIECTKSTDIGKVAKSRWPGRFRGPSLKELALEVVGLNMRKPKDICMSNWELQKGNFQVVQKILPVVQLSKGGSLVTVRTAQRKRLDAHQCSKKYPNTLADTNHREHMFA, translated from the exons ATGTCTGCATTTGACACAAATGCCACCATCTCAAAACACTACGTTAGCTTCGCCGGAAAATCCATAGAAACAATTGTCGCCGACAAAGGTGGCGACATAGATGAATGGTTTCACCAAATCCTTTCGTTATATGCTGGAAAACCCACTGTAGTAGGCTTAGACACTGAATGGAGTCCCAGTAAAAAAGCTGCAATCCTGCAGCTTTGCATAGATGAAAAGTGTCTAATCGTTCAACTCATTTACATGGATAAAAACATCCCCCAATCGCTCAAGAGCTTTTTAGCGGACTCCAACTTCACTTTCGTGGGGATTGAGGTTGCCATGGACATAGCCAAACTGAGGGATGGGTACGAGATAGAATGTACGAAAAGTACAGACATTGGCAAGGTGGCAAAGAGTCGGTGGCCAGGAAGGTTTCGTGGGCCCAGCTTGAAAGAACTTGCATTGGAAGTGGTGGGTCTGAATATGAGGAAGCCGAAAGATATTTGCATGAGTAATTGGGAG CTTCAGAAAGGCAATTTTCAAGTTGTCCAGAAGATTTTGCCCGTGGTACAGCTTAGCAAAGGTGGTTCCCTTGTTACTGTCCGGACAGCCCAGAGGAAGCGTCTGGATGCCCACCAATGTTCGAAGAAGTATCCGAATACCTTAGCAGACACCAACCATAGGGAACACATGTTCGCATAG
- the LOC133875989 gene encoding 3'-5' exonuclease-like isoform X3, translating into MSAFDTNATISKHYVSFAGKSIETIVADKGGDIDEWFHQILSLYAGKPTVVGLDTEWSPSKKAAILQLCIDEKCLIVQLIYMDKNIPQSLKSFLADSNFTFVGIEVAMDIAKLRDGYEIECTKSTDIGKVAKSRWPGRFRGPSLKELALEVVGLNMRKPKDICMSNWEKGNFQVVQKILPVVQLSKGGSLVTVRTAQRKRLDAHQCSKKYPNTLADTNHREHMFA; encoded by the exons ATGTCTGCATTTGACACAAATGCCACCATCTCAAAACACTACGTTAGCTTCGCCGGAAAATCCATAGAAACAATTGTCGCCGACAAAGGTGGCGACATAGATGAATGGTTTCACCAAATCCTTTCGTTATATGCTGGAAAACCCACTGTAGTAGGCTTAGACACTGAATGGAGTCCCAGTAAAAAAGCTGCAATCCTGCAGCTTTGCATAGATGAAAAGTGTCTAATCGTTCAACTCATTTACATGGATAAAAACATCCCCCAATCGCTCAAGAGCTTTTTAGCGGACTCCAACTTCACTTTCGTGGGGATTGAGGTTGCCATGGACATAGCCAAACTGAGGGATGGGTACGAGATAGAATGTACGAAAAGTACAGACATTGGCAAGGTGGCAAAGAGTCGGTGGCCAGGAAGGTTTCGTGGGCCCAGCTTGAAAGAACTTGCATTGGAAGTGGTGGGTCTGAATATGAGGAAGCCGAAAGATATTTGCATGAGTAATTGGGAG AAAGGCAATTTTCAAGTTGTCCAGAAGATTTTGCCCGTGGTACAGCTTAGCAAAGGTGGTTCCCTTGTTACTGTCCGGACAGCCCAGAGGAAGCGTCTGGATGCCCACCAATGTTCGAAGAAGTATCCGAATACCTTAGCAGACACCAACCATAGGGAACACATGTTCGCATAG